The Ruminococcaceae bacterium BL-4 region AGGTTTCTTATGAAACTTACTAAGACAAAATCATAGTAGTACAATTACAATCAAAATTCAAGAGAAATATTCACAAATCTTACAAAAATCTTTTAAAAATTTGGTAGATATCATCAATAAATAATAAAATGTTTTTCTTAAAATGCAGAATCAAGAAACATGTATGCAAAATTGATCCGGAAGTTCTATAAGAAAAATAAAAGGACTTAGAATTTATCTTAACTTTTTTAATATTACAAGTTTCGACTTTTTAAAAAATGAATCTTTTACTTTTCAAAATTCAAAATTAATTTTTAAGGCTCTGCATAGGAGCAGGAATCCGACCACCGCGTGAAATCAGTTTGGCAGGCGAATAAGAATTCAATTCCATTACAGGACCGCTGCCTAAGAGGCCGCCAAAGTTAAGTTCGTCGCCGACTTTTTTGCCGATGGCAGGAATCAGTCGAACAGCCGTTGTTTTCAGGTTTACCATACCGATGACTGCTTCATCTGCGATAATAGCGGAAATCACTTCAGCGGGGGTATCGCCGGGAACAGCGATCATATCAAGCCCGACGCTGCAAACAGCTGTCATTGCTTCCAGTTTCGTAATAGAGAGTGCACCGCAGCGGGCAGCGTCGATCATTCCTGCATCTTCGGTAATCGGGATAAATGCGCCGGAAAGGCCGCCGACGTGAGAACTTGCCATAATACCGCCCTTTTTCACCGCATCATTTAAAAGTGCCAAACAAGCGGTTGTTCCATGGGCACCACAACGCTCCAGACCCATTTCTTCGAGAATATGTGCAACGCTGTCTCCGACTGCCGGTGTGGGGGCAAGAGACAAATCTACGATTCCAAAGGGGACGCAAAGTCTGCGGCTGGCTTCCAGTGCAACCAACTGTCCCATACGGGTAATTTTAAATGCGGTTTTTTTGATAATATCCGCTACTTCGGTTAAATCACCATCTGGACATTTATGCAGGGCTGCGCGTACAACACCTGGGCCGGAAACACCGACGTTGATGACGCAGTCTGGCTCGCCTACTCCGTGAAAAGCACCGGCCATAAAAGGATTATCCTCCGGAGCGTTGCAGAAAACAACTAGCTTTGCGGCGCCAATGCAGTCTCTGTCGGCAGTGCGCTCTGCAGTTTCACGGACTACTTTTCCCATTTTTGCAACTGCGTCCATATTGATGCCGGCTTTGGTTGTGCCGATGTTTACGCTGGAGCAGACGAGTTCAGTTTCGGAGAGTGCTTCGGGAATGCTCTCAATCAATGCGTAGTCACCGGGGGCGAATCCTTTGTGAACCAGAGCAGAGTAGCCGCCGATAAAGTTAACGCCGACTTCTTTTGCAGCCCGGTCGAGTGCTTTTGCATAGCGAACGGGATTTACGCCGGGGCAGGCTCCCGCCACCATCGCAATCGGGGTCACAGAAATTCGTTTGTGAATAATTGGAATTCCGTATTCCTTGCTGATGTCTTCTCCGGTTTTTACGAGCTTACTTGCGTACCGGCAAATTTTATCATAAATTTTGCCACACGCTTTGTCTGCATCACTGTCAATGCAGTCTAAAAGAGAAATTCCCATTGTGACCGTACGCACGTCCAGATTTTCGTTGTCGATCATATCAATGGTTTCCAAAATGTCATGGGTATTGAGCATGGATTTACTCCTTTATTAGTTTTTGACGCCGTATCAATTAAATGCGGTGCATAGAATTAAAAATATCTTCGTGCATGATGTGAATCGTGAGGCCTTCTTGTTTTGCGAGTGCTGTGAATTCGTCAGAGAGTTGATCAAACGGAATTTTGGAATCCTTCAGATCAACCAACATAATCATTGCAAAGAGATCTTGCATAATCGACTGCGAAACATCCGTTACATTTACGCCGTTTTCTGCACAGATCGCGGTGACTTTTGCAAGAATTCCCACCATATCTTTGCCCAAAACTGTAATAACCGCGCGCATATTTATTCCCTCCGATACATGATTTAAACTTTTTAAATTTATTATGAACGATAAAAGAGAGACTGTCAATATTTTTTTGCCCCTCGACAAATTGTCCGGCAAACTGCTTAAAAATCAAGGATTCTGCCAAGGCAAAACAGTCACACTGATGTCTAGGATTCCAAGATAAAAAATGTTAAAATAAATTCGTCTTTTTTATTTATTCAAATTTATTCAAAAAATTGGAACCTTTAGAAAGAAGGTCAAAAAGTGAGATATCCTTTTTTGTCTGATTCTCATACTCATTCTAAATACAGCGAAGACGGTGCCGATTCGGTTATGATGCTTTGTAAAAGTGCACTTGATCAAGGACTTTATGCGATTACGGTTACCGATCATTGTGAATGTAATACTTATTGGGAACAGCATTTTCATGAATCAGTTTGCCAAAGTTGGAGCGAAACTCGGCGTGCTGCTGTCTCCTTTCAAAATAACATCCATATTTTTACTGGGGTTGAATTGGGACAACCAATGCAGGATAAAAGTGGTGCGAATGATATTTTAAATGCCTGTTCATTTGATTTTGTTCTCGGAAGTTTACATAATGTTAAAGATGAACGTGATTTTTATGATTTTGACTATCAGCATCGGGATGTAAGGCCGGTATTGAGCAAATATTTTGAAGAGCTTTTAGAGATGATCCGTTGGGGGAAATTTGATTCTCTGGCACATCTTACTTACCCGTGGAGATATTTTGAAGAGTATGGAATTGGAATTCCCATAGAAGACTATCAAAACCAGATTGACCATGTATTGAAAGAATTGATTCGGCAGAAGAAGAGTTTGGAAGTGAATACCAGTGGCTTGCGGCAAAAAATGGGAACAACGATGCCGAATGAAAAAATTCTCAGAAGATATCAAAGCCTTGGAGGAAGCATGATAACGGTGGGAAGTGATGCACATCGTTGGGCTGATGTAGGCAGCGGAATCGAGGAGACCTTGAGTATGATGCGGCGGATTGGATTTTCACATTTTACGATTTATGAAAAACGAGCGCCTGTGCAGGTCTTAATTTCGGAATAAGCTTTTTGAAAGAGGAAAGTGTATTTTATGCACTTTCCTCTTTTGTTTCTTTTTTTAATATGGTATAATAAAAGCTCAAAAATTTATAAAGAACAGTATTTCAGAAGGAGTGAAAGACCGATGGATCGACTTTTAACTTTGCTGCATGAGAATGCCCGCTTGAGCAATAAACAGCTGGCAGCAATGCTGGACGAGACGGAAGAAAATATCAGCGCAGCGATCGCTGATTACGAAAAACAAGGGGTTATCCGCGGCTATCAGGCCCTGATCAACTGGGAGCGTGTCGATACCAATAAGGCCATTGCCCTAATTGAGCTGCGTGTTTCTCCAAAGAAAAATCGTGGTTTCGATGAGATTGCAGGAAAAGTAATGAGCTTTCCTGAAGTAGACAGTGTCTATTTGATGTCTGGAGGCTATGATCTCGCAGTTACCGTTCACGGAAAGTCAATGCAGGATGTAGCAATGTTTGTTATGCGTCGTCTTTCCACCTTAGACAGTGTGCTTTCCACCGCAACGCATTTTATCTTGACTCGCTATAAAGAGAGCGGCGTCATTATGAATCAGGAGGAGGAAAAGGACGAGAGGAGAGACGTATACTGTGATTGATTACAGCAAGCTGCTGACAAAACGGATTCAGCAGGTTCGCCCCTCCGGTATCCGTAAATTTTTTGATATTGCCAACGAAATGGAGAATGTAATTTCTCTCTCTATAGGCGAACCGGATTTTTCGACTCCATGGCATGTGCGCCAAGAAGGAATCAAGTCTTTGGAGATGGGAAAAACATGGTATAGTCCAAATCGAGGTTTTGCAGAATTAAGAGAAGAGATCTGCAAATTTTTTGATCGTCACTATCATGTTCAATATGACCCGAAAACAGAAGTGCTTGTCACCGTCGGCGGCAGTGAGGCTTTGGATCTTGCGGTTCGCTGTTTAGTGGAGTCGGGAGAAGAAGTTTTGATTCCGCAGCCCAGTTTTGTTTGTTATGAACCGATGACGCAGATGGCGGGTGCTGTTCCGGTTATTATCGAAACCAAAGAGAAAGATGGGTTTCGCTTGACGCCGGAAGAACTGCGCGCAGCGATCACGCCGAAGACCAAACTCCTTATACTGCCGTTTCCAAATAATCCGACGGGAGCAGTTATGCGGAAAAAAGATCTGGAAGCGATTGCCGAAGTGATTCGTGGGACCAATCTGATTGTCCTTTCTGATGAAATTTATAGTGAACTGACTTATGGAGATCAGCAGCATGTTGCATTTTCGTCCCTTCCGGACATGCGCGAGCGTACGATCGTTGTCAATGGCTTTTCAAAAGCATTTGCGATGACTGGCTGGCGTTTGGGGTATGCTATGGGGCCAAAAGAGCTGATTGCGCAGATGACAAAGCTTCATCAGTATGCAATTATGAGTGCTCCGACTACCAGCCAATATGCAGCGATTGAAGCGATGCGCCATGGAGATGCTGATATCGTTTATATGCGCGAGCAGTATGATATGCGTCGCCGGCTGATTGTTGACGGCTTTAACGAAATGGACTTGACCTGCTTTGAGCCGGAAGGTGCTTTTTATGTTTTCCCATGTATTAAGCGTACGGGACTTTCGAGTGATGAATTTTGTGAAAAATTGCTTTATGCAAAGCATGTAGCAGTTGTGCCTGGCAGTGCCTTTGGAAATTGTGGGGAAGGATACGTTCGTGTTTCGTATTCTTACAGTATCAATCATATTACAGAAGCGCTTTCCAGAATTCGCGACTTTTTGAAGCAGCTTGGGTGCTGATTTATGGAACCGTTTGTTGTAAAAGCTTATGCAAAGCTTAATCTTGCGCTGGATCTGGTTGGGAAAAGAGAAGATGGGTATCATCTTCTGCGTATGGTGAATCAAAGCGTTAGTCTTGCTGACCGCTTGACAATCCTGCCAAGTGATATTCTGTTCGTAAAGTGTGACGATGCAGATCTGCCCGACGGTCCCGAAAATATTGTTTATCGTGCAGCAAAACATTTTTACGAAATCGTTCCCGAAGCACCTAAAATTCAAATTCAAATCGAAAAACATATTCCACACGAAGCGGGACTCGGCGGTGGCAGTACCGATGCCGCAGCCGTTCTGCAAATTTTAAATCAGATTTCAGGAAAACCATTTTCAGAGAAAGCGCTGCTTGCACTTGGTGAAAGAATTGGAGCAGATGTGCCGTTTTGTATCAAGGGCGGCACAGCTTTAGTCGAGGGAATCGGAGAGCAGATTGCTCTGTTAAATGAAATGCCTGCCTGCAAAATTGTTTTATGTAAACCTAAAATTGGAGTGGAAACAAAGGCAGCTTTTGAGATGGCGGATCGGTTGCCTTCTTTAGAAGCATGCTACAGCGAAAATGTAAAGCAGGCGGTCAAAGAAGGAAATCTGATAAAGCTTTCAGCTTCTCTTGGAAACTTCTTTGAAGATATTCTAAAACTTCCGGAAATTTTGAAATTGAAGGCAGCTTTTTTGAAAATGGGAGCGCTTGGTGCCGCAATGACAGGCAGTGGATCTGTGGTATTTGGAATTTTTGAGGATCCTATTTTGGCGCAGAAATGCGTGGATTCCTTAAAAAAGCAATATGATGAAACTTTTTTGTGTGAACCGGTCTCAGTTCCGCTTCAAATTGAGCCATAATTTTTAAACGAATTGTATAAATTTTCCAGTATGCCCCATACTTCCTTTGAACTTTATTTTAGAGGAGGAATGGGGCATGCGCCTTTTTACAAAAGCAGTTGCTGCAGCGTTAGTTCTTTGTTTGGCAATTTCCTGTACGGGGATCACTGCTGCAGGGGAAGGAATTTCTGATCGGGTTTTACGGCTGCACGTTCTTGCAAATTCAGATTCAGAAGAGGATCAAGCATTAAAACTAAAAGTACGGGATCGGGTTCTTTCAGTTAGTGAACAATGGTTCAAAAATGTGGATAGTCGTTACGAAGCACAAGAAGCTGCCGAGGAGCATCTTGCAGATTTAAAGGAAGCCGGAGAACAAGTTCTGAAAGAAAATGGAAGTGACGATCCGGTGGAGGTGCGATTAGAAGACTGCTGGTTCCCCACGAGAACCTATGGAAATGTAACATTGCCTGCCGGTACTTATCGGGCGCTCCGCGTTTTAATCGGCGAAGGGAAAGGGCATAATTGGTGGTGTGTGCTGTTTCCGGCGCTTTGTCTGCCGGGTGCGGAGCAGGATAATAATACTCTTTCCGATGTATTAACTCCGGCGCAGGAACAGATGACACAGCCGGGATTTGCCGTTAAATTTAAAACAGTGGAACTCTATGAAGAAATTCGCCAATGGCTTTCTCAAAACTCCTAGAAAGATTTTAAAAAGGCTCCTTCGGTTTTCCGAAGGAGCCTTTTTAAGCTTTTCCACCCGAATTGTTTATGATATAATAAAAAATAAGTAAAAAAGGAACGGGTGAGAAGATGCTGCATTTATTGTTGGGGCGTTCTGGAAGCGGAAAGACAAGAACTGTGCAGGAAGAATTGCGGAAACATGCCAAAAGTGAAGAGGAAAAGCTGTTTTTACTGGTTCCAGAACAGGCTTCTTTTGAGAACGAAAGAACAATTTTGCATGCACTTGGGGCCAAAGATGCGCAGAAAATTTATGTGCTGAGCTTTTCTCGCCTTTGTGACTTACTCGGTCGTACTTATGGAGCAATGGCCGGAAAACGGCTTTCGGCCGGAGGCAGAATCATCCTGATGAATATGGCATTGGAGCAGGTTCGAGACCGTCTGCATTTTTACCGTAAAAACGCAAATGGAACGGAATTGATTTCAACGCTGCTGCAGGGGGAAAGCGAATTTAAAATGTGCCGTGTTTCGCCGGAAGATCTGCAGCGAGCTTCTCTGAGTGCCCAGACGCCGAACCTGAAACAAAAGCTTTCAGAACTATCTTTGATTCTGTCTTCTTATGAAGCACTGGTAAGTCAGAGTTATCTTGATCCGCAGGACGATCTAACCCGCGCGGCAAATTTATTGGAAGCCCATCCTTTTTTTGAAAATGCAGTCGTCTATATTGATGGGTTTCAAAGCTTTACCATGCAGGAATATGAAATTCTTAAATTTGTGATTCGTCAGAGCAAGGAGGTTACGATTTCTCTTTGTGCAGATCAACTGGCAGACCCTGAACATGGGTTGGGACTTTTTTCATTCGTTCGGGAAACGGCACAAAAATTGATTCGCCTTGCAAGAGAAGGAAATGTGCCGGTGGCAGCGCCAACTATTTTGCCGGAAGGTAAACGGTTTCTTTCGGAAGATCTTGCTAAACTGGAAGCAAACCTTTATCGGGGCAAACGGGAAAAGGCGGATAAAAGTGCAGAACAGATTCATCTTTATGCGGCTCAGAATCTTTATGATGAGGCTCAATTTGCAGCAGCAAGCATTCGAAGATTTCTAGTAAACGGCACCTATCGCTGCCGAGAAATTGCAGTGGCGGCTCGGTCATTGGAGCCTTACCGTGGAATTTTAAACGCTGCATTCGAGCGGTACGAGATTCCATTTTTCATGGACGAAGCACAAAATATTATAGCACAGCCTTTAATGAGACTTACATTGTCAGCTTTAAAAGCTGTCTCTTCCGGATTCGAAACCGAGGAAATCCTTACATGTATTAAGACAAATCTTCTCGGGATTGATGAAAATATGCAGTCACAGCTGGAAAATTACTGCTTTGTCTGGCAGCTGAATAAATCGGCTTGGCAGGCGCCGTTTACGATGCACCCTGGTGGATTTGTTTCCAAATGGACAGAGAAAGATCAGGATCTTTTAGTAGAACTCAATGAAGTGCGAGAAAAAATCATTACGCCCATGGTACATCTAAGAGAAAAAACCAAAGACACCGACGGAAAAGGGATGGCGAAAGCAGTCTACGATTATCTGACGGAAGCCGGGGTACAAGAAAATCTGCGGAATTTTGCGGATTCTCTCGAAAAAGGAGGAGCCCCTGCGCTTGCAGATAATACCCTTCGTCTCTGGGATTTGCTGATGGAAATTCTGGATCAGTGCGCGATGACCATTTCAGAACGGCCGATCTCGCGGACTTCCTTTCTAGAACTTTTACGAATGGTGATTTCAGAAAGTGAAATGGCGAGTATTCCACAGGGATTGGATGAAGTGACGATAGGCGCCGCAAATCGTATCCGCATGGCAAAACCGAAAGTCGTCTTTTTACTTGGCGTTTGTCAGGGGGAATTTCCACAGACTCCTTCCAGCGGAGGAATTCTAAGCTTTTCAGAGAGAATTTCACTGATCGATCATGGACTACCGCTCAGTGATCCGCTTTCAGGGGTTGCTGTGCAGGAACGATTCCTTGCTTATCAGATGGCTTCAGCTCCTAGCGAAAGACTTTATGTTTCGTGGCCGATTAATTCCAGTGATGGGACCCAAAAACAGCCTTCTTCGCTGGTTTCGGAGATTTCGGCATTGTTTCCCCATTGCCCGGTTGAATCGGAAATGACTTTACCGGAATCTTATTTTGCAGGATCTAAAAAGGCAGCTTTCGAGTTGCTTGCGAGGCGGTGGAATCATAAGACAGCCGTAGAAGCTTCCCTGCGTCAATTATTCTCTGAAACAGGGGAAGAAGCACGCATGAGTGCACTGGAAAAAGCGTCAAAGAGAGAAACTGCGGCCTTTCAAGATCCGGAAAACGCCCAAAAGATTTTTCCTAAAAATATGCGCGTTTCGGCGACACAAATCGAAACGTATCATCAATGCAGGTTCCGTTATTTCTGCCGTTATGGAATGAACATAGAGGAAAGACGAATGGCAAAATTGGATGCGCTGGAATACGGCAGTTTAATGCATTATCTCTTAGAGCATTTATTTCGTGAGATCGGTGCCAAAAAGATTTTAAAGCTGGGACAAAAAGAACTGCGGAAAAATGTAGATCAGCAGCTTTTATCATATGCGCAGGAAAAACTTGGTGGAACAGAGACTCAGACAGCACGCTTTTCATGGCTTTTGCAGCGTGTAGCAGAAGCAGCCTGCGTTGTGATATGGCATATTGCGGAAGAACTTTCTCAGAGCAGATTTTCACCGACTGATTTTGAGCTTCCAGTTGGACAAAGTGAGATTCCCGGGCTGAAAATTTCACTTTCTGACGGTGGAAGTGTAGAAGTTGATGGAAAGATCGACCGTGTAGATGCAGATGAAATTGACGGAAATACCTATCTGCGGGTCGTTGATTATAAGACCGGAAAAAAGATGTTTCACCTTTCCGATATTTTGGACGGAACGAACCTACAGATGCTGATTTATCTTGCAGCACTGTGCGAAAACGGCGGGTCACACTGGAAAAATCCGAAGCCTGCAGGAATTCTTTATATGCCGGCGGATCGGCCGGCTTTTACCGCCAGTCGAAAGACGGATGACGAGACGATCCAAAAAGATCAGAATAAAAAGCTGCGGATGAATGGACTCTTGTTGGACGCCCCAGGAATCCTTTCCGATATGGAGGAGGACGGAAAGGGGACTTATATTCCTGCGGCTCTAAAAAACGGGGCATCAACAGCAAAGAGCAGTGTTGTAAGCAGCAGGGATTTTGAGCTGATTCTCCAAAGTATTCGGAAAATGGTCAAGGAGATGGCAGAAGAACTACATCGGGGAAATGTGGAAGCACAGCCTTTAAAAGACCGGAACACCGCATGTAAATGGTGTCCGTATGGGGCAGTTTGTATGACCGAGGAAGGAATGCCCGTTCGGGAAACAAAATCGAATGTATCTGTGACAGAAACAGTTGAAATTCTGAGGAGGGGGGAGTCAGATGGAACGTGAATGGACAAGCGCTCAAAAAGACGCGATCGAAGCGCGCGGCGGACCGCTTCTAGTATCTGCGGCAGCTGGTTCGGGAAAAACGGCAGTTTTGGTAGAGCGGGTCATCAAAAGAATTACCGATCCAAAAGATCCGATTGATGCTGATCGCCTTCTGGTCGTTACTTATACAAAGGCAGCGGCTGCTGAAATGCGTGGGCGGATTGCAGACAAGCTTTCAGAACTTCTGGAAGAGGAACCGGACAGCCTCTTTCTGCAAAGACAGCAGCTGCTTTTATCAAGAGCACATATCAGTACCGTACATAGCTTTTGTCAGGAACTTTTGCGGGAACATTTTTCTGCAGTGGGAATTTCACCGGATTTTCGAATTGCAGATGAGAGTGAACTTTCGGTTTTACAGAATGAAACACTGGATATGGTTCTCAATTTATTCTACGAGAAAAATGATTCTGTCTTTTATCAGCTTTTAGATGCATTTTCAGCAGGACGGGACGATCATCTGCTCCGAAATATTCTTTTTAAACTATATGACTTTGTACGAAGTCATCCGTTTCCATCTCGTTGGCTGCGGGAAAAAGCAGCGATGTATGACTGCCAAACAATCAGACAGTCGGTTTGGGGAGACGTAATTATTCAATTCGCACAGCAGACATTTTCCTATGCAATTTCGATAACGCAGCACTCTATGAGACTTTTAGAGTCAGCGGATGAGAAACTGAGAGCTGTCTCCATGCCGGCTT contains the following coding sequences:
- a CDS encoding conserved protein of unknown function (Evidence 4 : Unknown function but conserved in other organisms); this encodes MLNTHDILETIDMIDNENLDVRTVTMGISLLDCIDSDADKACGKIYDKICRYASKLVKTGEDISKEYGIPIIHKRISVTPIAMVAGACPGVNPVRYAKALDRAAKEVGVNFIGGYSALVHKGFAPGDYALIESIPEALSETELVCSSVNIGTTKAGINMDAVAKMGKVVRETAERTADRDCIGAAKLVVFCNAPEDNPFMAGAFHGVGEPDCVINVGVSGPGVVRAALHKCPDGDLTEVADIIKKTAFKITRMGQLVALEASRRLCVPFGIVDLSLAPTPAVGDSVAHILEEMGLERCGAHGTTACLALLNDAVKKGGIMASSHVGGLSGAFIPITEDAGMIDAARCGALSITKLEAMTAVCSVGLDMIAVPGDTPAEVISAIIADEAVIGMVNLKTTAVRLIPAIGKKVGDELNFGGLLGSGPVMELNSYSPAKLISRGGRIPAPMQSLKN
- a CDS encoding conserved protein of unknown function (Evidence 4 : Unknown function but conserved in other organisms), giving the protein MRAVITVLGKDMVGILAKVTAICAENGVNVTDVSQSIMQDLFAMIMLVDLKDSKIPFDQLSDEFTALAKQEGLTIHIMHEDIFNSMHRI
- a CDS encoding Histidinol-phosphatase produces the protein MRYPFLSDSHTHSKYSEDGADSVMMLCKSALDQGLYAITVTDHCECNTYWEQHFHESVCQSWSETRRAAVSFQNNIHIFTGVELGQPMQDKSGANDILNACSFDFVLGSLHNVKDERDFYDFDYQHRDVRPVLSKYFEELLEMIRWGKFDSLAHLTYPWRYFEEYGIGIPIEDYQNQIDHVLKELIRQKKSLEVNTSGLRQKMGTTMPNEKILRRYQSLGGSMITVGSDAHRWADVGSGIEETLSMMRRIGFSHFTIYEKRAPVQVLISE
- the yugG gene encoding putative transcriptional regulator (Lrp/AsnC family) (Evidence 3 : Putative function from multiple computational evidences; Product type r : regulator); translated protein: MDRLLTLLHENARLSNKQLAAMLDETEENISAAIADYEKQGVIRGYQALINWERVDTNKAIALIELRVSPKKNRGFDEIAGKVMSFPEVDSVYLMSGGYDLAVTVHGKSMQDVAMFVMRRLSTLDSVLSTATHFILTRYKESGVIMNQEEEKDERRDVYCD
- the yugH gene encoding putative aspartate aminotransferase (Evidence 3 : Putative function from multiple computational evidences; PubMedId : 12670965; Product type e : enzyme) translates to MIDYSKLLTKRIQQVRPSGIRKFFDIANEMENVISLSIGEPDFSTPWHVRQEGIKSLEMGKTWYSPNRGFAELREEICKFFDRHYHVQYDPKTEVLVTVGGSEALDLAVRCLVESGEEVLIPQPSFVCYEPMTQMAGAVPVIIETKEKDGFRLTPEELRAAITPKTKLLILPFPNNPTGAVMRKKDLEAIAEVIRGTNLIVLSDEIYSELTYGDQQHVAFSSLPDMRERTIVVNGFSKAFAMTGWRLGYAMGPKELIAQMTKLHQYAIMSAPTTSQYAAIEAMRHGDADIVYMREQYDMRRRLIVDGFNEMDLTCFEPEGAFYVFPCIKRTGLSSDEFCEKLLYAKHVAVVPGSAFGNCGEGYVRVSYSYSINHITEALSRIRDFLKQLGC
- the ispE gene encoding 4-diphosphocytidyl-2-C-methyl-D-erythritol kinase; translation: MEPFVVKAYAKLNLALDLVGKREDGYHLLRMVNQSVSLADRLTILPSDILFVKCDDADLPDGPENIVYRAAKHFYEIVPEAPKIQIQIEKHIPHEAGLGGGSTDAAAVLQILNQISGKPFSEKALLALGERIGADVPFCIKGGTALVEGIGEQIALLNEMPACKIVLCKPKIGVETKAAFEMADRLPSLEACYSENVKQAVKEGNLIKLSASLGNFFEDILKLPEILKLKAAFLKMGALGAAMTGSGSVVFGIFEDPILAQKCVDSLKKQYDETFLCEPVSVPLQIEP
- a CDS encoding Stage II sporulation protein required for processing of pro-sigma-E (SpoIIR), giving the protein MRLFTKAVAAALVLCLAISCTGITAAGEGISDRVLRLHVLANSDSEEDQALKLKVRDRVLSVSEQWFKNVDSRYEAQEAAEEHLADLKEAGEQVLKENGSDDPVEVRLEDCWFPTRTYGNVTLPAGTYRALRVLIGEGKGHNWWCVLFPALCLPGAEQDNNTLSDVLTPAQEQMTQPGFAVKFKTVELYEEIRQWLSQNS
- a CDS encoding ATP-dependent nuclease, subunit B, which translates into the protein MLHLLLGRSGSGKTRTVQEELRKHAKSEEEKLFLLVPEQASFENERTILHALGAKDAQKIYVLSFSRLCDLLGRTYGAMAGKRLSAGGRIILMNMALEQVRDRLHFYRKNANGTELISTLLQGESEFKMCRVSPEDLQRASLSAQTPNLKQKLSELSLILSSYEALVSQSYLDPQDDLTRAANLLEAHPFFENAVVYIDGFQSFTMQEYEILKFVIRQSKEVTISLCADQLADPEHGLGLFSFVRETAQKLIRLAREGNVPVAAPTILPEGKRFLSEDLAKLEANLYRGKREKADKSAEQIHLYAAQNLYDEAQFAAASIRRFLVNGTYRCREIAVAARSLEPYRGILNAAFERYEIPFFMDEAQNIIAQPLMRLTLSALKAVSSGFETEEILTCIKTNLLGIDENMQSQLENYCFVWQLNKSAWQAPFTMHPGGFVSKWTEKDQDLLVELNEVREKIITPMVHLREKTKDTDGKGMAKAVYDYLTEAGVQENLRNFADSLEKGGAPALADNTLRLWDLLMEILDQCAMTISERPISRTSFLELLRMVISESEMASIPQGLDEVTIGAANRIRMAKPKVVFLLGVCQGEFPQTPSSGGILSFSERISLIDHGLPLSDPLSGVAVQERFLAYQMASAPSERLYVSWPINSSDGTQKQPSSLVSEISALFPHCPVESEMTLPESYFAGSKKAAFELLARRWNHKTAVEASLRQLFSETGEEARMSALEKASKRETAAFQDPENAQKIFPKNMRVSATQIETYHQCRFRYFCRYGMNIEERRMAKLDALEYGSLMHYLLEHLFREIGAKKILKLGQKELRKNVDQQLLSYAQEKLGGTETQTARFSWLLQRVAEAACVVIWHIAEELSQSRFSPTDFELPVGQSEIPGLKISLSDGGSVEVDGKIDRVDADEIDGNTYLRVVDYKTGKKMFHLSDILDGTNLQMLIYLAALCENGGSHWKNPKPAGILYMPADRPAFTASRKTDDETIQKDQNKKLRMNGLLLDAPGILSDMEEDGKGTYIPAALKNGASTAKSSVVSSRDFELILQSIRKMVKEMAEELHRGNVEAQPLKDRNTACKWCPYGAVCMTEEGMPVRETKSNVSVTETVEILRRGESDGT